Proteins encoded by one window of bacterium:
- a CDS encoding sodium:solute symporter, with protein MGTLSALDWAVVAGYFLLIYVVSYLSTRGKGRQSDAAGYFLAGKDCGWFVIGASLFASAIGSEHLVGLAGAGAARGVAVSHFEIMACFCLLVLGWLFVPFYLRSGVFTMPEFLELRYGRGARTYLAVISIVGYVLTKISVTIAAGGIVFQTLMGLDFWTGAVLIVVATGVYTVFGGLRAVLYTDMIQMFVFIGGAVLVTLAGLDRLGGVHELTRSVGPEFFNLWKPMSDPEYPWTGIIFGIPVLGLWYWCTDQFIVQRVLAASDVRQARLGTIFAGYLKLLPLFIFVLPGIIALALSRSGALHLESTDSALPAMIGALLPAGVRGIVVAGLIAALMSSLSSVFNSCSTLITWDIYRRLRPAASELQLVRAGKVSTVGIVILGLLWIPLIRLLSKGLFTYLQSVQACISPPIAAVFLFGLLWRRVNARGAMAALLSGFVLGLARLVLEINKSSLSGCLFRYADLNFLHFAIALFAFCSAVLVAVSLTAPAPGPEKLDKVCLAGAAAAGGQAGRRPLRLDSPLAMTILLLVLVAVIYLCFRG; from the coding sequence ATGGGAACTCTGAGCGCACTCGACTGGGCGGTGGTGGCGGGCTATTTCCTGCTGATCTACGTGGTGAGCTATCTGTCCACGCGCGGCAAAGGCCGTCAGAGCGACGCCGCCGGCTATTTCCTGGCCGGCAAGGACTGCGGCTGGTTCGTGATCGGGGCCTCGCTTTTCGCCTCCGCCATCGGCAGCGAGCATCTGGTGGGCCTGGCCGGGGCCGGGGCGGCCCGCGGGGTGGCGGTGAGCCATTTCGAGATCATGGCCTGTTTCTGCCTGCTGGTGCTGGGCTGGCTGTTCGTCCCGTTCTACCTGCGCAGCGGGGTGTTCACCATGCCGGAGTTCCTGGAGCTGCGCTACGGGCGGGGGGCGCGGACCTACCTGGCCGTGATATCCATCGTGGGCTACGTGCTGACCAAGATATCGGTCACCATCGCCGCCGGGGGGATCGTGTTCCAGACCCTGATGGGGCTGGATTTCTGGACCGGCGCGGTGCTGATCGTGGTCGCCACCGGCGTTTACACCGTGTTCGGGGGCCTCCGGGCGGTGCTCTACACGGACATGATCCAGATGTTCGTGTTCATCGGCGGGGCGGTGCTGGTCACCCTGGCCGGTCTGGACCGTCTGGGCGGCGTGCACGAGCTGACCCGGAGCGTGGGGCCCGAGTTTTTCAACCTCTGGAAACCGATGAGCGACCCGGAATACCCCTGGACCGGCATTATCTTCGGCATCCCGGTGCTGGGCCTCTGGTACTGGTGCACGGACCAGTTCATCGTGCAGCGGGTGCTGGCCGCCTCGGATGTGCGTCAGGCCCGCCTGGGGACAATCTTCGCCGGCTATCTCAAACTGCTGCCGCTCTTTATCTTCGTGCTGCCCGGCATAATCGCCCTGGCCCTGTCGCGTAGCGGGGCGCTGCACCTGGAGAGCACCGACAGCGCCCTGCCGGCCATGATCGGCGCGCTGCTGCCCGCCGGGGTGCGCGGGATCGTGGTGGCCGGCCTCATCGCCGCGCTGATGAGCTCGCTTTCATCCGTGTTCAACTCGTGCAGCACCCTGATCACCTGGGACATCTACCGCCGACTGCGCCCGGCGGCCTCGGAGCTCCAGCTCGTGCGGGCCGGCAAGGTCTCCACCGTGGGGATCGTGATCCTGGGACTGCTCTGGATACCGCTCATCCGGCTTCTTTCCAAGGGGCTTTTCACCTACCTGCAGAGCGTGCAGGCCTGTATCTCGCCGCCCATTGCGGCGGTGTTCCTGTTCGGGCTGCTCTGGCGGCGGGTTAACGCGCGCGGGGCGATGGCGGCCCTGCTGAGCGGCTTTGTCCTGGGCCTGGCCCGTCTGGTGCTGGAGATCAACAAGTCGAGTCTGAGCGGGTGCCTGTTCCGCTACGCCGACCTCAATTTCCTGCACTTCGCCATCGCGCTGTTCGCGTTCTGCTCGGCTGTGCTGGTGGCCGTGAGCCTGACCGCCCCGGCACCCGGCCCGGAGAAACTGGACAAGGTCTGCCTGGCCGGCGCGGCCGCCGCGGGCGGGCAGGCCGGGCGGCGCCCGTTGCGCCTGGACAGCCCGCTTGCCATGACAATCCTTCTGCTGGTTCTTGTAGCTGTCATCTACCTCTGTTTCCGCGGATGA
- a CDS encoding uroporphyrinogen decarboxylase family protein — protein MNGYERTKAALEGRPHDRPPVMLHNFLHAAREAGLTQARFRSDPAAMAGAFIRAVETYGYDGILVDMDTVTLAGAAGVPVDFPEDLPARTHGARLEVLQEAFALGSVQVGAYHPVQVWLEAVARLKEHFRGEVYVRGNCDQAAFALASMLRGMQSWLVDLLGGEDAALEHLLRWCSAVTCQFLRLMAATGADMLSNGDSPAGPELVSPDMYARYALPYEKEAVEVTHGCGLPYTLHICGDTGPILELMPRTGCDALELDYKTDPVRAHDILKDSVTFIGNLDPSGVLALGTPEDVRREAARLIELFSDTPRFILNAGCAIPAGTPAANIRALVESVR, from the coding sequence ATGAACGGATACGAGCGCACCAAAGCCGCCCTGGAGGGCCGCCCGCACGACCGCCCCCCGGTGATGCTGCACAATTTCCTGCACGCGGCCCGCGAGGCGGGCCTCACGCAGGCACGGTTCCGCAGCGACCCGGCGGCCATGGCCGGGGCTTTCATCCGGGCGGTGGAGACCTACGGCTACGACGGTATCCTGGTGGACATGGACACGGTGACCCTGGCCGGGGCGGCCGGGGTGCCGGTGGATTTCCCGGAGGACCTGCCGGCCCGCACCCACGGCGCGCGCCTGGAGGTGCTTCAGGAGGCTTTCGCCCTGGGATCGGTCCAGGTGGGGGCCTACCACCCGGTGCAGGTCTGGCTGGAGGCGGTGGCCCGGCTGAAAGAGCATTTCCGCGGCGAGGTGTACGTGCGCGGCAACTGCGACCAGGCGGCTTTCGCCCTGGCCTCGATGCTGCGCGGCATGCAGAGCTGGCTGGTCGACCTTCTGGGCGGTGAGGACGCTGCCCTGGAGCACCTTCTGCGCTGGTGCAGCGCTGTCACCTGCCAGTTCCTGCGCCTGATGGCCGCCACCGGCGCGGACATGCTCTCGAACGGCGACAGCCCGGCCGGGCCGGAGCTGGTCTCGCCCGACATGTACGCCCGCTACGCCCTGCCCTACGAAAAAGAGGCCGTGGAGGTCACCCACGGGTGCGGCCTGCCCTACACACTGCATATCTGCGGCGACACCGGGCCGATCCTGGAGCTGATGCCGCGCACCGGCTGCGATGCCCTGGAGCTGGACTACAAGACCGACCCTGTCCGGGCGCACGATATTCTGAAAGATTCGGTGACCTTTATCGGCAACCTCGACCCGAGCGGGGTGCTGGCCCTGGGCACGCCGGAGGATGTGCGACGCGAGGCGGCCCGGCTGATCGAGTTGTTTTCCGACACGCCGCGCTTCATCCTCAACGCCGGCTGCGCTATCCCGGCCGGCACGCCCGCGGCCAATATCCGGGCGCTGGTCGAGTCGGTGCGGTAG